A portion of the Bacillus oleivorans genome contains these proteins:
- a CDS encoding GDSL-type esterase/lipase family protein, with translation MKQILTIFLYTLLMVTFVSGCSTMTTKLHSTRDLTEGNENDLFKNSFPLDFIPRTIEIAAIGDSLTKGVGSSSISGGYLPYLESALMETGSFLDIKMNNFGVRGERTDELLKRLRNQEIINTLKTADVILVTTGGNDIMKVIKGNISQLDISDFENALPDYEKNISQLLQQIRNINEEATVYLLGVYNPLSSLIPQIQEFNTIIDMWNQVSQDQVNHYSNMFFVDIASIFAEGLNVLFEEDFFHPNDLGYEKMASAIYNEMIFSRRINSWGTPMIQAGRNEE, from the coding sequence TCCTCATGGTAACCTTTGTATCGGGTTGTTCCACCATGACCACTAAACTTCATTCTACTCGTGATTTAACTGAAGGTAACGAAAATGATCTTTTTAAAAATAGTTTTCCTTTGGATTTTATTCCTAGAACAATTGAGATAGCAGCAATTGGCGACTCATTAACGAAAGGGGTAGGCAGCAGTTCGATTTCCGGGGGATATTTGCCTTATTTAGAGTCAGCGCTGATGGAAACGGGATCTTTCCTAGACATCAAAATGAATAATTTTGGTGTGAGAGGCGAACGGACGGATGAGCTCCTTAAAAGGCTTCGAAATCAGGAAATCATAAATACGTTGAAAACAGCGGATGTTATCCTGGTCACAACTGGCGGAAATGATATTATGAAAGTAATAAAGGGCAACATCAGCCAATTAGATATCTCGGACTTTGAGAATGCATTACCTGACTATGAAAAGAATATCTCGCAATTATTACAGCAAATTCGAAATATTAATGAGGAAGCAACCGTATATTTACTAGGAGTATACAATCCGTTATCCAGCTTAATTCCGCAAATCCAGGAATTTAACACGATTATTGACATGTGGAATCAAGTCAGTCAGGATCAAGTTAACCATTATTCCAATATGTTTTTTGTTGATATTGCATCTATTTTTGCTGAGGGACTTAATGTTTTATTTGAGGAGGACTTTTTTCATCCCAATGATCTTGGGTATGAAAAAATGGCATCCGCTATTTATAACGAAATGATTTTTTCTAGAAGAATCAATTCGTGGGGGACTCCGATGATACAGGCAGGCAGGAATGAGGAGTAA
- a CDS encoding YpmS family protein has translation MKWKPSWKSAFWILVGIEFFIVLVLLIIVNEPVERKHLADTELAEENFIPISVQADKKAINDLIQRYLDEKGSLGPVNYSVYVNNDVELIGTFEVFEEEIDFKMDFSAKVLDNGDLWLEEKSLQVGGLEIPSAYILKFVQKKYSLPEWVSIYPNDHIIYIAISKMELNDGTRLRMKHFNLAENRIEVDLLIPKK, from the coding sequence ATGAAATGGAAACCATCCTGGAAGTCAGCATTCTGGATATTAGTTGGAATTGAATTTTTTATAGTGCTTGTATTGCTAATTATCGTAAATGAGCCTGTTGAGAGAAAGCATTTGGCAGATACAGAATTAGCTGAGGAGAATTTTATCCCTATTTCTGTACAAGCAGATAAAAAGGCTATTAATGATTTAATTCAAAGATATTTAGACGAAAAGGGGTCGCTAGGACCGGTAAACTATTCGGTCTATGTCAATAATGATGTCGAATTAATTGGGACATTTGAGGTATTTGAAGAGGAAATAGATTTTAAAATGGACTTTTCCGCCAAAGTCTTAGATAACGGAGATTTATGGCTGGAAGAAAAATCTTTGCAGGTTGGCGGTCTCGAAATCCCTTCTGCTTACATTCTAAAATTTGTCCAAAAGAAATACTCGCTTCCAGAATGGGTTTCGATTTACCCAAATGATCATATCATCTACATTGCGATTTCGAAAATGGAACTAAATGATGGCACTCGTCTCCGAATGAAGCATTTTAATTTGGCAGAAAATAGAATTGAAGTTGATTTATTAATTCCAAAAAAATAA